GTCGGTTCATTTTCAAAGCAGGCGATGACGACATCGGGGCGCAGCTCCCTGATTTTTCGAATCAATCGCTCATACACAACCTCTTCGCCCCATTTGCGGAAGGTTTCTTCGGCGCATTTGGAGAACCCGAAATCATGAATGGGATCATCCAGCTCTTCGCTTAAGATACCCAGCGTCACGTTGCTAAGAGAGGAGGCTTCTTCCAGCTCACGCGTCCGGATAATCCCCAGCGCGGTACCTTGCTCGCAGCCGATTTCGTTTTGGCCGCCTTCCCCTCTCGTCGCGATCACACTCGTGGTATACACGCCTCTCCCCAGCGCCAAATAAGCAAGCATGGCACTGTGCTCATCGTCTGGATGGGCCCCTGTATTCATGGCACTGGCAATAGTAGCGAGCGGCTTGATCGCTTTCCACAGATCGAGCAGTCCGTGTTCCCCCTGCATGGTGCGAACAGATGCGGGAATAGGCGGGCAGGGCAGTTTGGTCGGCTGTACGATCGGTGATTTCTTGTCCATCGATTCACTGACATCCACGTGAAGCTCCCCCTTTTTGACGAAGGCATCCAGCTTTACACGGCAGTTCCCGCTTTATCTCCGGTCAGTTTTCTGGAGATGAACAGCACGATGATGATGACCACGATTTGCAAGACACCATAGGCGCAAGCGGTGCCGAATTCATTACTGTACATGCGTTGGAATACCGCGACAGACAATGGCGTTGTCTTCGATGTGAAGATCAGAATCGAAGCCACGAACTCCCCGATACACTGGACGAATGCCAAGAGCGTACCTGCGAGAATTCCCCCCCATGCCATCGGGAACACGACACGTCTGAAGCTGTACCACCAGGAAGCACCGAGATTTCGCGCAGCCTCCTCGACAGATGGGTCCATCTGCATCAAGGTCGCATTGGTAGAGCGAAACACAAGTGGCAGATGTCGGACAAAATACGCCAATGGGATAATCCAGAATGTTCCGATCAACACCTGTCCAAAGCTAAATGCATTCGGCTCGCTGAACGCAGCAATCAGGTTGATCGCTACAACTGTCCCTGGCAATGCCCATGGCAGCATGATCAATACATCAAGAAGCGTTTTCCCGCGAAACTTGAGGCGAACCATGGCATATGCCGCAGCTACACCGAAAATGACGATCCCGACTACCGCGATAGCAGACAACTGCAAGCTGTTGAGAATCGGACGCCATGTCTTGCTATCCGTGAACAAATCCATGTAATGCGACAAGGTATACTCAGGAGGTAATATTTGCACCGTCCAGGTACCATCCACTGAGAAGGAAATGAGTACCAATACGAGAATTGGCAGCATCAGAATGATTGTACCGATAAAAGACAGCACAATCGTGGTGTAGCGTCCCGCTTTACTCTTGATCTCAGTACGGTGCACGCTGACCCCTTTGCTCAAGTTCTGGTAGTTGCGCGCGCCTTGATACCAACGCATGATCAAAAGAAAAGCCACAGAAACAATCGAAAGAATCGTAGACTGTGTCGCAGCCATGTCCAAATCTCCATTGGTGCGAGACAGATAGATTTGCATCGTCATCGTCCGGTCAATGCCGAAAATGAGCGGTGCCGTATAAGAAGCCATCGAAATCATGAAAACCAACAGAGAAGACGCGACCATGGCTGGCGTGAGCATCGGCAAAATAATGCGCCGCCAAACGGTAAAGCGATTCGCTCCAAGACTGGCTGCTGCTTCTTCCAAGGACGGGTCGAGTCCCTTGATTGCTGCTGTAGCGGTCATGAAGAAGTAGGTGTACATCGTAAACGTATGAACGACGACCACACCCCACATTCCTTTTAACGAGAAAGGAACCTGGGCAAGCCCGAACAGCTCTTTGATTGCCCGTGGAACGATTCCGCTTTCTCCGTACAAAAAGGTAAACGAGAGAACACCAATGAGTGGAGGCAACGCCATCGGAACCAAAGCCAGCACAGAAAGAATTTTTCGTCCGGGAAACTCATAGCGCTCCAATAAAAACGCCATCGTAACGCCGACGATTCCGCACGTAATGACACTCAGAACCGATATGTAGATACTGTTCCACAACGCTTCCAGGTTGGCGGTATGCTCCAGACTGAAGAAGCGAATGTAGTTTTTCCACGTAATTTCCTCATCGATTTTGATACTCGCAACGAACGTTTCGAACAATGGATAA
The window above is part of the Brevibacillus brevis NBRC 100599 genome. Proteins encoded here:
- a CDS encoding ABC transporter permease codes for the protein MRAELQQAPTAARRKSITASPAFVYVLVSPLFLILLAYVVYPLFETFVASIKIDEEITWKNYIRFFSLEHTANLEALWNSIYISVLSVITCGIVGVTMAFLLERYEFPGRKILSVLALVPMALPPLIGVLSFTFLYGESGIVPRAIKELFGLAQVPFSLKGMWGVVVVHTFTMYTYFFMTATAAIKGLDPSLEEAAASLGANRFTVWRRIILPMLTPAMVASSLLVFMISMASYTAPLIFGIDRTMTMQIYLSRTNGDLDMAATQSTILSIVSVAFLLIMRWYQGARNYQNLSKGVSVHRTEIKSKAGRYTTIVLSFIGTIILMLPILVLVLISFSVDGTWTVQILPPEYTLSHYMDLFTDSKTWRPILNSLQLSAIAVVGIVIFGVAAAYAMVRLKFRGKTLLDVLIMLPWALPGTVVAINLIAAFSEPNAFSFGQVLIGTFWIIPLAYFVRHLPLVFRSTNATLMQMDPSVEEAARNLGASWWYSFRRVVFPMAWGGILAGTLLAFVQCIGEFVASILIFTSKTTPLSVAVFQRMYSNEFGTACAYGVLQIVVIIIVLFISRKLTGDKAGTAV